aaaattcaaataaataaggtaaatattataaatataaaataattaatttaaagatCATTTTAAAGCCCATAGAAATATTTGAGATCCAtattttaggcccattagtccagaAACACCCAATTGTGCAGTtagtgttttgtgtttttttcttgaaaattgaCCAACTTCTGTGCCTCAtatttccttcaatttttatcatatgaccatgttctaggactttttagaaatcttaGAGGGTCCTCTAACCATCCTTTTTGgtctcatctcaattgagtctaccatgttctagttatgagcttttgaaaaagatgactttttgttgatcttttggaggacctataatgtattggcttatatctctcaaatggtgcatttcttgactttgagcccaacatcaaagttgtagagaatgaaatttccttgagaatgagctttggttgaggaatttatgataaagtatgagagagatacgatcagtcaaagttgggttgacttttagttcaaaaccctaaattagtaacttggacatttgatGATTTCAGAGCTTTCCTTGatcaatcctaatcaatccttgatcaaatgatgaattatacttcataatgaggatgttgaccaaaaatcagcagttttgactgtggtttgaccatagtttgacttttaggtccactagtcgattattgatcgtttgggccattgagtgagtaatcttttgaatcagagcttgaaacttggaatGAGGATTATTTGGAGCAtgtgagagaccatgaagtccactggAGATATCAGAACctaacttttctttgagaaaagCAAAACCTTAGTTCATaggcacttgtttaggagataggtagctttgagcaattggagatctttgagcatttgaaaggtgaaatgagatgggcaaattttggggtatgacaaaagcCTAAGGATACGTGTCAAGCATAGGTCCTCCTGCAATAATCACCCAATGGTTGTTGGGGTGAACTTGCCATCTCTTatctttcttatttaaattccTTCGTTTCTTGAAGTGCTTCTCGTCTTGCTTTACAAAGTGTTCGCACTATTATTTCGATCTCTGAATCCAAGGGTTTTAGCATCAAATTCAAACTTGACATACACAAATGAACAATAGCTTAGTAGTACTGCACCAAACATGACATAATAAGAGTGCAAATTAAGAATTAAACAAGAAATAactaacaaaaaaattaaaattcaaaatggaAAACGTCAAACAAATATTGCCACGTTGAAATTATTGACAATTCCCAAcaatggcaccaaaaacttgttGAATTTCTTAGCAAGTGTACTAATGCAGTCTAAGTAATAAAATAATTCGTCTCCATAGGGATTGAAAATTTAAACAAGATAATAATATTGcgaattaaaataaacaaaaggtGTTTTCAATTATGACTAGTATGAAAAATAAGCACAATAAGAAATTCAGAGTAACGTATCGATAGAGAAGGATTAaatcattatttcaaatcccttAGCTATATCTGTTGATGAATGTGTATTACATGAATAACAACTACTCTATAATTTTACAGCGAATTAACAAGGCCACTGCACCCAATTCTTTGGTGTACAACCCACTAATTTATATGATAATTCCCTAATTCCTTCGGCGAATTCAAAGTTAAACTAGGAGTTTCTATGTTCGTTAATTCTAAAGCCacaatttataattacatatTTCTGGTTAATTACTAACTTGAACAATTACCCTAATTCAGATCAGTAGACTTACTAACAATAATCCCTACTCATCTAAATTTTCCTTGTGCGCTCATCAACATACAAAGAGCGGTAAGAACAAAAACAATTGAATAATAATTGAAATTCCGGTGTTTAGATCTCATATGTCCTAAGAAATGTCGAGACAATGATCTCTAAACAACACATAATGATAAGTTATATAAAAGTGCAGTACATAAACTTTAAAGAACACAAATAATTGTTCACCAATTCGGTATCAACaatacctactatgggggctaccaagccagggataagtCCATTATGATAGTATTAATTCGAAGCACTATGCAAACAACCTCTGGTTCACacgtaaacaacctccggtttacaaccttctcacttaatcactacccgtgcTATACTTCTACCTAAGATCACCTATGTATGAGGCCATCCtcaatccccctcaatcacaatcgTGATGATcaattacaaaatattaaaagacACACTTTCAAAACATAGTCACTTAATGCTTAAAAGCTAATGAGTGAAGACATAACTTACAACTTAATGAAAACGCCAAACTCTTCTATCAAGATGATATTAGAGAGACTCACAATAAACAGGACTACACAAACCCTGACATAAACTATAATGTAAGTTCTACTAAATACTAGGTTTGATGTTTGTTATTTAAAACAATCTTCTAGACTGGACTTGAGTTTCAAATCATAGCGGGGAACTCCATAAAATACTCCACaatcttctccatgaagatagggcttctatcattagtttcctaaatattctccatatttagaaaccaaTCAAATATCTTAAAAACAGAAACAATCTCTTATCCCTAAATCAAGCGCCACATAACATTGCATAGTATTCCAAAATATATTGCACATGTACATAAAACCGACTTCAACAGATCCAGTTGTAACTTTAACAAATGCGATATCAAATGGACCCTGCATAGGACATCTTTCTCGACATGTCTTCTTCAATTGAAGATGaatagaacatcttgttcaacatgttcccATATTTTAGTTTTACCAAATATAATGTCAATCATAACACAAAGAATTAAcaataattataacaaaaaagtATTCAAACAATCTCAAACATTCATATGATCCAACATAGTACAGTTATGTCATCTCTAAATACCTAATAAAAAATTGCTTAGCTGCTCACAGTGAAATTAactattatttatatttgataagAAGGAATCCTGAAAACCAATGTAAAATAAGCTCTCCAGTGGTTTCAATGTTGTCTGAAATCAATGTTAAATGCTCTAATATTATAATAAACTTTGTGTTTATTCCTTCATTTTGATGaagaatattataataaacttgtgtttattccttcattttcaaaattttaatcaACTCGTTGAGCTTTCAAAGGACTTATTTCCTAGATTTTTCTTGAAAATCACAAACACTACTATATCTCGATTTAAGGATTATATCAGGTTTCTGATCCCAATTCTTAACTTTTAGATATTTTTTAGATACTAAAGTTCTAACTTATCCACCAAGGTTTCCAATGGTTGAGCACCATATATAAAGATAACCTTCATATTTATGTTTGTGTTCATTCTCTCTTGCTTTATACTTGGAGATACttcataaatcatttaaagagtgTCTCACACTCCCTTAGAGGAATCTTATgtaaaaacacaataaaatatCTTGGAACTTAAAGAATTTATCAAAAGGtgtttgaatttaaaacaaagtttgacttttctcaGATCCTCTTCAGTCCAATCAAAATTAGGTTTATTTAATACCTCATTATTAAATGAGAAGGTAAGAATAAACAAATCATTGATTAAAATATccaatatttcaaaatatttagcTTTGGTAAATGTTTCAAATCTTGTGTTCTATAAGTCAAACCTATCACAATCAAATAGCGGAGGTGTATTCATGAAAAGACCATTGTTAAAAGGTGAAGTGTTTGTAGTCATCATCTTCCTTCTAAAGCGATTAGTCTTTAAATAAGAGTTAGGCTCTGATACCGCATCTTGGACATGAGACTCCAAACACTAAAGGAGGGAGGTGAATTGTGtgactttgaaaatttatttccaaaacaaaatcttttacaAAGATAAtgtttaaaaatcttttataAAACAAACAGAGTAAAAGCATCAGAGATAAGAAAAGAAATTACAGCAAAAATGAATGACTAAAAAGTAAAGAGTTAAAGGATGGGAGAAAATTAATTGAGTTATAGAGATTTAGTCTAATTAAGTGACCTATTACTTTCCCCAAAAATTCCTTCTTAAGAGTTTCCACTATGATGTGAGATTTTGACAGAATTTTCCCACAGTCCTCTTTATATAAGGATTGAAGTTTTTCAATGGCTAACTTCCCATCCAATATAGATTTTTAACTACTGAGACCTCCACAGTCAACTGTGAGCTTTTAATAACAAGCTAAGCTCACAGACCGACTAAAGTTTTAACTACAAAGACCTTTTCAACCAAACAAAGGCTTTATTTGGTTTACCTGAACAACCAAACAAGAAATTTTCAATTGTTTTAGCTCAcgaaaaaaacaaaatttctccTAATTAGAATTTACACTTTTGCCCCTACACAATACTACCTCACAAATATGAAGATTTCACTCAAAAAAACACTAAGGCAAAtgtgagaaaataaaaaagaaagaaagaggggAGTGAGAGAAATATATCTCAAATATGTTTTTTGCTGTATGAGAAATGAATAAGGAATCATCTATTTATAGGACGAAAGGTGGctcaaatatgaaaaataatcCATGGGATTTTAAAGTCTAATAATCAATGCTGCAAGTTTAATAATCGATTGTAAGATACAAAAATAAAAGGTTTTAAAAAGAGTCATTGCTTAGTCAATTACTAACCCTAATAGTTGATTATGAGGCGTTACAAAAGGTAAAAATTAATTATGCATCAGTAATAATTGATTATACAATGTAAAAAGCCCTCATAAAGAACTTTGAGTTCGTAGCTAATTAGCTAGACACAAAAATGTTTTATGTTGATTTTCATAAAAGAAGACAGGCTTTGGAAAGGGTCGTAAATGTATGATTTGCCTTAGTAAAGTCGAGAGTTAGTCTTTTATCCTTACTAACACTAATAACTTGACACCGACTCGACAAGCTTTCACATTTCCCATCTTTCACAACTCTGAAGCTTGTGGAACAACTTGTGTAACTCTTGTTCAATAACATGAGAATTTGAGAGTTGTGACTTCCATATTGATGGTTCAAGAGAAACAACTGTTGTAGGTTTTGAATTTTGGCTACTTCTTTAACATTGTGTACGAAGAGAGGATACAATTGAATCTCGAGTCGGGAATGGTTCCCATAGAATGATTTTCTTGGAAATCATATGAATTAATCACTTTAACTGAACAACTACCCTGCCCAGGTTTTGATTAAGGGTTTCAATTTCGTTCGGAAAGAAAACACCTACTTCTAAGGCTCAAATGGGTTAACGAgtgattatcatccttatatctccagtgtctAGGGATTTGaaaaaatgcctgtacatcatcaacaaagttttatttgaaagcacactgatgcaaattgggtatttcgtttatcgtcatcctccctccaatctttgcttACAAAATCTGATAAAGGAAATGAAGTGGAAaaagcaattttttttttgtatttttgaatttgtgtaagtgATACGAAAATAAAACAAGATGACACGTTATGATTGGTTCAAAACaaaatgcaatgctcatttcattaaaattacgatTAAGGATTACAGAATTCAAATGCGACAAAACACAGTACAAACAAGGAAAATTAAGAAATGAAAGGACAAAGGCCTAGTAACTATCAGCAGCAAGGATGAGCTTTCCCGTCTGATATCTGGCTTTAGGAGCATCCCTTGTGTTTCAGCACTCACCGGGGTAGAGGATTGGTGACCACATTCGGATTAACATCTCGAAAGGTGAGCATCTTGCTCtcgatcaggtcttgaaccttctCCTTCAGAACCCAACAGTCTTCAATGGAATGACCAACTACTCCACTATGAAAAGCACACTTAGCATTCGGATTATATCCTTTGGAGAATGGTGGTGTTGGAGCCTTAGTTGGCCTAGGAGCTACCAGCGACTTATGGACGAGTGCAGGCCATAATTCAGTGTAAGTCATTGGAATTGGGTCGATGCGACGAGGCTCCTTTGGTGGATCTTTCTGAGGCCTATTCTGATTCTGTTGAGCGTTTTGAGGAGCGCTCTGTGAAGCATTCTGATGGGAAGCAGTCCATGGTTGTTGATGCGATGGCATTGGGAAGTACGGTTGTTGATGTTGAGTAGCTGCGACATGCGGATACTGATAATAAGGCATGAATGGCGCTTGTGGATAAGTTGGGACTTGGTAGGGTTGTGGATTCTGAGTTCCTTCACCACTAGTCACAACAGCATTAGCTTCACCTTCCTTTTTTCTATGGAAGTTTCCAGGGAATCTCTTTGCTTGGTTGTTGTTGGATGATTCAGCAGCGTTGGCAATCTTGCCACTTTTCAAACCTTCTTCGACCCTTTCTCCAATGGTGACCAGGTCAGCAAAACTAGAAGAGACACTTCCAATCATTTTCTCATAGAACACTGGCTGCAAGGTATCCATAAACATACCAGTAAGCTCTTTCTCAGCAAGAGGAGGTTCCACTTGAGCAGCTAGTTCTCTCCAGCGTTGGGCATACCCTTTGAAAGTTTCCCTATCTCTCATGGTCATAGTCTGAAGTTGTCTGCGATCAGGGGCTAAGTCcatgttgtacttgtattgtttcaggaAAGCTTCACCTAAGTCTCTCCATGTTTGGATATGCTCCCTCTTCAAACTCATGTACCATTTCAGAGAAGCTCCAGCCAAGCTATCTTGAAAGATGTGAACGAACAATTTGTCATTGTTGGCATAGGCAGCCATCTTGCGAAAGTACATAGTCAGATGATCTTTAGGGCAAGTGTGCCCCTTGTATTTCTCGA
This window of the Vicia villosa cultivar HV-30 ecotype Madison, WI unplaced genomic scaffold, Vvil1.0 ctg.001245F_1_1, whole genome shotgun sequence genome carries:
- the LOC131634175 gene encoding uncharacterized protein LOC131634175, whose product is MADQEQHNMEVRMEIDELKGSITKLTEMMQVLIARDAEPQTTVIAEVSEAVEDPITVQRPPSTWPEFGLPPGYTPPFANTLGVGLSAQQIAPIPVIAEQPPIVHTTVQPPPFVYHVDDSDRGDQEHNHEVEKVKEKYNVLEKRLKVVEGNDIFGFDTMNLCLVSDLTVPAKFKVPEFEKYKGHTCPKDHLTMYFRKMAAYANNDKLFVHIFQDSLAGASLKWYMSLKREHIQTWRDLGEAFLKQYKYNMDLAPDRRQLQTMTMRDRETFKGYAQRWRELAAQVEPPLAEKELTGMFMDTLQPVFYEKMIGSVSSSFADLVTIGERVEEGLKSGKIANAAESSNNNQAKRFPGNFHRKKEGEANAVVTSGEGTQNPQPYQVPTYPQAPFMPYYQYPHVAATQHQQPYFPMPSHQQPWTASHQNASQSAPQNAQQNQNRPQKDPPKEPRRIDPIPMTYTELWPALVHKSLVAPRPTKAPTPPFSKGYNPNAKCAFHSGVVGHSIEDCWVLKEKVQDLIESKMLTFRDVNPNVVTNPLPR